CGAAGGAGATCACGCACAGCACCATGATGTAGATGCCGACCGAGGGCGCCCAGCCGGTGTTCTGCACGAGCAGTTCGGCGATGGTCGGTGCGAACGCGCCACCGAGGATCGCGCCGAGCGCGTAACCGATCGACACCCCGGAGTACCGCACGGCGGTCGGGAACATCTCCGCGTACATCGCCGACATCGGGCCGTAGGACAACCCGAGCCCGATGGTCAGCACGAAGATCGCGGCGCCGAAGAGCCAGATGTTGCGCGTGTCGATGAGCAGGAACAGCGGGATCATCCAGACAAAAACCAGGCCGTAGCCGAGTTGGAAGGTGCGGACGCGGCCGATCCGGTCCGACAGCGCGCCACCGTAGAGGGTGAAGATCAGCCAGCCGACCGAGCCGACCACGATCGCCAGCAGCACCGAGGGCCGCGACAGCTTCAGCGTGCCGGTGCCGTAGGCGATGAAGTAGGCGATCACCAGGTAACCCGCGGCGTTGTTGGCGATGAAGATCAGCGCGGTCAGCACCACCTGCTTGGTGTTGCGCTTGAACAGATCACGCAGCGGCGCCGAGGATTCCTTGCGGCGCTGGAGCATTTCCTGGAAGACCGGGCTCTCCTCGACCGCGCGGCGGATCGCGTAACCGAGCACGATCAGCACCACGGAGAACAGGAACGGCACCCGCCAGCCCCACGACTGGAACTGCGCCGGGGTGGTCAGCGTGGTCATGATCCACAGCACCCCGGTGGCCAGGATCAGCCCGATCGGCACGCCCACCTGCGGATAGGCGCCGAACAGCCCGCGACGGTGCTCCGGCGCGTGCTCGACCGCCATCAGCGCGGCACCGCCCCACTCGCCGCCCGCCGAGAAGCCCTGCACGACGCGCAGCACGATCAACGCGATCGGCGCGGCCACGCCGATGTCGCCGTAGGTGGGCAGCGCGCCGATCAGCGCGGTCGCCGCGCCCATCAGCACCAGGGTCAGCACCAGCATCTTCTTGCGGCCGAGCTTGTCGCCGTAGCGGCCGGCGATGATCGCGCCGAGCGGCCGGAACAGGAAGCTGATGCCGATGGTCGCCAGTGAGATGACCGTGGCCAGCCCCGGTGCCGACTTGTTCACCGGCGCCAGGAACAACGGGCCGAGCACCAGGCTGGCGGCCTGGGCGTAGATGAAGAAGTCGTACCACTCGATGGTGGTCCCGGCCAGGGTGCTGGCCAGCACCTTCTTCTCCTCGCGCGACCGCTTCGGCCGCGCGGCGGATGCCGTGGGTTGTGCCATGAGAACTCCGTTGTCCGGTGGGGCCGGTCGAACCCGGGCCTACGGACTATTACGGACGGACGCCTCGCTGACAAGGTGCCCCCGCCAGGAGCGCCGGTTGCCCGAGGCAGTGGTCCACTTCGGACTCGATCGGCGCGGCCGCCGCGCCCGGTCCGGCCGCGTCATTCGGTCAGCCTGCCACGGACTTCCGTCGTCGCTTCGATGGTCAGCGTGAGGAACCGCGCGATCGTCCGGCGTTCGTTGTCGTCGAGTTCCCGCCACGCCTCGGAGAGCCGTTCGCCCAGCGGCAGGAAGAAGGCCGAGCCGATTTCCCTGGCCTGCTCGTGCATCCGCAGTTCGACCTTGCGGCGGTCGGTGGCGCTGCGATCCCGGTGCAGGTGACCGGCCCGCTCCAGCCGGTCGAGCACCGAGGTGGTGGCCGACGCGCTCAGGTGCAGCGCCCCGGCCAGCCGGCTCGGGCTCATCGGCGCCCCGCGCCGGGCCGCGTCCATGATCACCGCGAGCGCGTTCAGATCGGTGCGGTGCAGCCCGTGCGCCTCGCCGAACATCTCCGCGAACCGGTCGGACTCCACGGTCAGCTGCCGGACCAGGGTGACCAGCACCTCATCACCGATCCGCTCCTGGTCAGCCGCGTCGCTCATACCGGCCGTCCCCTCCCCGAGTTGCCGCCGCCGGGGCGCCACCCTAGTCTTTCGGTCATCGAAATATCCGCCCGCCGAAACACCTCAGCCGAAGGACATCGTTCCATGATCGCCGGTCCCGCGCACGAACCCGCCACGGCCTCACCACCCAGGCGCCTGCGCTGGTTGCTCCCCGCCCTCCTGGTGCTCGCCTGGCTCGTGTTCGGCGCGGTGAGCGGCCCGTACGCGGGCAAGCTCGCCGAGGTCGCCGAGAACGACTCCGCCGCCTTCCTGCCCGCCTCGGCCGAAGCGACCGAGGTCAGCGAACTACAGCGCCAACTCGGTGGCACACAGGCGATTCCGGCGATCGTGGTGCTCGAGCGGACGAGCGGCCTGACCGACGCCGACCGGCAGTTCGCCACCGAGCGGACCCGCGGTTTCGCCGGTGCGTCGCCGCTGATCCCGGCGCCACAGGACAACCAGGCGGCCCGCGTGGTGGTGCCGATCGAGGCCGGGACCGATCCGGCCGACGGCGTCGCCGCGCTGCGGGACGCGGTCGGCCGGGGCGCGCCGGACGGGCTGACTGTGCTGGTCACCGGCCCGGCCGCGCAGGCGGCCGACCTCGGCGAGGCGTTCGGCGGCATCGACGGGCTCCTCCTGCTCGTGGCCGGTGCGGTGGTGGCGGTGATCCTGGTGATCGTCTACCGCAGTCCGCTCCTGCCGTTCCTGGTGCTGCTGTCCGCGGTGTTCGCACTGGGGCTGGCGAGCCTGACCGTGTACCTGCTCGCCGACCACAACGTGCTCGCGCTCAACGGCCAGAGCCAGGGCATCCTGTTCATCCTGGTGTTCGGCGCCGCCACGGACTACGCGCTGCTGCTGGTTTCGCGCTACCGGGAGGAACTGCGCGACACCGCCGACGCGCGCACCGCGCTTCGCTCGGCCTGGCGCGCCACCATCGAGCCGATCACCGCGTCCGCGGGCACGGTGATTCTCGGCGTGCTGTGCCTGCTGTTCAGCGATCTCAACTCCAACAAGGGACTGGGCCCGGTCGCCGCGATCGGCATCGGCGCCGCGCTGCTGACCACGATCACCTTCCTGCCCGCGGTGCTCGCGCTGTGCGGGCGCACCTCGTTCTGGCCGTTCCGCCCCGCCTACGGCTCACCCCACGACTCGGGGAAGCTGTGGGGCCGGGTCGCGGGCTGGATCTCCCGCGCTCCCCGCGTCATCTGGATCGTGACCGTGCTGGTCCTGCTCGGCGGCGCCGCGTTCCTGCCACAGCTCAAGGCTTCCGGCACCGCGCAGTCCGACGTTTTCCTCACCCCGGTGGACTCGGTGGCGGGCCAGGAAGTGCTCTCACGGCACTTCCCCGGCGGCACCGGCTCCCCCACGGTGATCATCGCGAACACCGCGCAGGCTCCCGCGGTCGAAGCCGCCGCCCGCGTCGAAGGCGTGTCCGCGCTCCGGGCCGAACCGGCGGGCGCGCTGACCAGGATCGAAGCCACGCTCACCGATCCGCCCGACTCCGAGGCCGCGACCGCCACCGTCGACCGCCTGCGCACCGCGGTGCACGCGGTCGGCGGCGCGGACGCCAAGGTCGGCGGCCCGACCGCGACCCAGCTCGACACCCAGCGGACCTC
The genomic region above belongs to Amycolatopsis sp. YIM 10 and contains:
- a CDS encoding MarR family winged helix-turn-helix transcriptional regulator; amino-acid sequence: MSDAADQERIGDEVLVTLVRQLTVESDRFAEMFGEAHGLHRTDLNALAVIMDAARRGAPMSPSRLAGALHLSASATTSVLDRLERAGHLHRDRSATDRRKVELRMHEQAREIGSAFFLPLGERLSEAWRELDDNERRTIARFLTLTIEATTEVRGRLTE
- a CDS encoding MMPL family transporter, which translates into the protein MIAGPAHEPATASPPRRLRWLLPALLVLAWLVFGAVSGPYAGKLAEVAENDSAAFLPASAEATEVSELQRQLGGTQAIPAIVVLERTSGLTDADRQFATERTRGFAGASPLIPAPQDNQAARVVVPIEAGTDPADGVAALRDAVGRGAPDGLTVLVTGPAAQAADLGEAFGGIDGLLLLVAGAVVAVILVIVYRSPLLPFLVLLSAVFALGLASLTVYLLADHNVLALNGQSQGILFILVFGAATDYALLLVSRYREELRDTADARTALRSAWRATIEPITASAGTVILGVLCLLFSDLNSNKGLGPVAAIGIGAALLTTITFLPAVLALCGRTSFWPFRPAYGSPHDSGKLWGRVAGWISRAPRVIWIVTVLVLLGGAAFLPQLKASGTAQSDVFLTPVDSVAGQEVLSRHFPGGTGSPTVIIANTAQAPAVEAAARVEGVSALRAEPAGALTRIEATLTDPPDSEAATATVDRLRTAVHAVGGADAKVGGPTATQLDTQRTSAHDRLLIIPIVLVMIFLVLALLLRSLLAPLLLIATVVLSFATTMGISTLVFNHLLDFPGADPVVPLFGFVFLVALGIDYNIFLMTRVREEARRVGTREGTLRGLTLTGGVITSAGVVLAATFSALAVLPILFLAQIAFIVAFGVLLDTLIVRSLLVPALATDLGGRIWWPARIEPVSSKRPASPTSSSSGSAR
- a CDS encoding MFS transporter produces the protein MAQPTASAARPKRSREEKKVLASTLAGTTIEWYDFFIYAQAASLVLGPLFLAPVNKSAPGLATVISLATIGISFLFRPLGAIIAGRYGDKLGRKKMLVLTLVLMGAATALIGALPTYGDIGVAAPIALIVLRVVQGFSAGGEWGGAALMAVEHAPEHRRGLFGAYPQVGVPIGLILATGVLWIMTTLTTPAQFQSWGWRVPFLFSVVLIVLGYAIRRAVEESPVFQEMLQRRKESSAPLRDLFKRNTKQVVLTALIFIANNAAGYLVIAYFIAYGTGTLKLSRPSVLLAIVVGSVGWLIFTLYGGALSDRIGRVRTFQLGYGLVFVWMIPLFLLIDTRNIWLFGAAIFVLTIGLGLSYGPMSAMYAEMFPTAVRYSGVSIGYALGAILGGAFAPTIAELLVQNTGWAPSVGIYIMVLCVISFAAVTAVKETKGTDLRVAA